The genomic segment GTAATCCATCTCATGGCCAACAAGACTACCTGCAAGGGCTCCGCCAGCCATACCAATTAAGGTACCGGCAGTATTTCCTCCAATTATTTGACCGGCAATTGCACCAAGACCCGCACCAATTGCTGCGCCCTTTGTTGTATCACTCATCCCTTCTATGGATGCACATGAAAAACTCATGAATCCAAATGCAACAACCAAAATAAACAGGTAGATTTTTTTCATCCGGTATCTCCTCCTTTTATTAATATTACTGCGACTGATACCTGTATTTATATATAATGCGACCATAAGCCAATTGCAAGTAAATAAACTACATTAAAATGTTATTGGGCTATATTTGGAATTCATCACAACAGTTTTCATTTTTATGGTAAAATATTATCTGTATACCTCATAATTATTACAAAAAGGATTCTCTGGAGGATATTTATGGAAAAGAAAATTGAAGGCGAAGTACAACCGGACGAAATTGCTAAACCGGCAAATGCTGATTCAATTCCAACCCTTATTGAGTTTGTATCTGTCCGTGTACGGGAGGCAGGCTTTGAAGATAATAAAATCATGGACATTGGGCTTGCTGTTGAAGAGGCCCTCCAGAACATTATACATTTCGCCTGTCCTGACGGAAAAGGTGAAATCAGGATAACCTTTAATGTACATGACAGCGGCACGCTTCTTATTGAAATTATAGATTCAGGAGTGCCTTTTAATATTCTTTTAGCCGGTACTTTCGCTGAGTTAGAAGATTTCTTCGAGCCCGGAAAGGTGCCGTTCAACAAAATGATGAAAAAGGCGATTAAAAATATAGAGTACAGGAGAGGTACAGATAGAAACACCCTCCTTTTTACTATCCCGCCGAACTCAGCGGGTACAAGATAGTTAATTCAGCGTTAACCACAGAGATTATATCCTGTAGGAGGTCACAGGTGCCCGGACTTTTTGAATCAACATTTATTAAAAATATGATGCTGACAAATCGTATTATCCGCTCAGCTACGTGGGAAGGTCTGGCTGGGGAAAACGGCTCTGTCACCCAAAGATTGATCGACATGTATGTGCAACTTTCCCAAGGCGGAATAGGGCTTATTATCACAGGTCATGCCTATGTGAACCCTGAAGGACAAGCCACCCCCTGGCAGCTTGGGGCATATTCCGACAAACTGATCCCAGGACTAACAGAAATGACAAAAACTGTCCATGAAACAGGCGGGAAGATTATAATTCAGCTTGCTCATGCAGGATCTTACGCAGCCTCGCTTCTCAGTGGGCTTGATCCCATCGGACCATCACCTGTAGAAAGAGAATCTGAATTATTCGGAAAGGAGATGACCCGAGACAACATAAAAAAAATAATACAAGCCTTTTCCGATGCAGCGGTCCGTTCGCAGGTAGCCGGCTTTGATGGCATACAGGTTCACGGAGCCCACGGTTATCTTATGAGCCAATTCCTTTCCCCCTTTTTTAATAAGAGAAAAGATGAATATGGAGGAGATATTGATAATCGCACGAGGTTCACCATGGAAATTCTCGAAGCAATCCGGAAGGCTGTAGGCCCAGATTTCCCTGTACTAATCAAACTCAATTCCGAGGATTTTCTTACAGATGGCCTCACTGTGGAAGATATGCTTTATACGGCCGCAATGCTTGAGGAAAACGGCATCGACGCTATTGAGATGAGCGGTGGAACAATAGTTTCGGGCAAGAACATACCTTCCCGTGCAACAAAACCTGATTCGGGGCAGCCCGAGGTCTACTACGAGGCAGCGGCAAGACAATATAAAAAGGAAATCCGGGTACCCCTTATACTTGTCGGAGGCATACGCACCCTTGAGACAGCTGAAAGGCTTGTAGCTGAAGGTGTGGCAGATTATATCGCCCTATCAAGACCTCTCATCCGTGAACCAAACCTCGTCAATCGATGGAAATCCGGCGACAGGAGAGCAGCGGTGTGCGTCTCCGACAATGGATGCTTTAAACCCTGTTTTGAAGGAAAAGGTATTTGCTGTACCGTAAAGGCCCGCCTTGGGGGATGATCTACGTGCTGATTAGATGTCTACTGTTCATGATTACAATTACTAAGGCAAATTATGATTAACATAAAAGACATTGACGGACACAAACAGATCAGTGATGATCTTCTGGAAACCAAGGAAAGACTTCAGGCCATTATGGACGCCTCGCCCGTGGCTATTTCCTGGGCTGATTTTGAGGGAAACATCGAATACAACAACCGTAAGCATTTTGAACTCTTTGGTTATACAATTGAAGAAATTCCCACTATCCAGGAATGGCGCCGCCTGGCTTATCCTAATTCGGCCTACCGTGATTCAATCCCTCTTTTATTTAATGCCATAACTGAGGCGCAAAAAAAATACAAAGAGATGACGCCTATCGAAGCTACCATTACCTGTAAGGATGGCTCTATATGCCATGTGACACAAATGGGGACGCTGGTCTCCAACCGAATCCTGGCTATCTATAATGACATTACAGAGTTAAAACACTACCAGACTTTTTTGGAAAATCTTTCAGCTACAGACGGTTTGACCGGTATTTCCAACCGACGGCGTTTCGATGATTTCCTCGAGCAGGAATGGCGTCGTGCAATGCGCAGTAGAACTCCCCTATCGCTTATTCTTATGGATATTGATTTGTTCAAGGAATTCAATGACAATTACGGGCATTTAGCCGGCGATGACTGCCTCCGACAACTTGCACAGTGTCTGGCAGGAATAATCAGGCGATCAATCGACCTTGCTGCCCGTTATGGCGGAGAAGAATTTGCCTGTATATTGCCCGATACCGATTTCGACGGGGCTATGTGGGTTGCAAACCGGATCCAGCAAAAGATAAATGACATGAATATTCCCTACGCCTTTTCTCCAGTGGCAAACCATGTAACCATAAGTATAGGCGTTACAACACTGATACCAGAGCCCGGACAACCGTTTTTAGATTTGCTTCAAAATGCTGATAAGCTTCTTTATATGGCCAAGCAGGAGGGGCGCAACCAGATAAGAGGTAGATTGTAAAAATCCTGATGATACCAATGCTCTCATTTGAAGAGGCGAATAATTCCTTACGATGACACGACAGTAAAATGAAAATGTGCGGACAATATTCTAAAAGGTTACTTATTTATTGTTTATAATAGCCGTATTATCATTCATATGTGGTATATATTGTGAAGTTTCATACGCTTTACGCCTGAATATAATATCTATTTTATTTTTTATATCCATTTGTTTTATTCCTGTCATCATCGATAAAAAAACCAGATTTGCATCAATACTTATTTTTCTCTGTTTTTTTCTCACAGGTGTAATAAGAACCGGGATTGTAACTGCAGAAAAAGCATCTCTTGATCCCGGTCTCACAGAAGAAAATGAAATTTATGAAGGTTATATAACAGATTCTTCAAAACATATCAAAACGGTCAAACTTATAACACCTTCAAGTCTAAACAATATCGGCGTGGCTTTTATAACAGACCTGGATTTAAACATAGGCGACAAAATTCGCTTTTATGGCAAAATAAGGGAACTGTCTCCTGCATTTAACAACCCCTCTACTACATCATGGAAATGGCTAAAAAAATTGGAAGGGATCAACTATGAGATGAAAGGCACGGTGATTACCGTTCTGCCGGGGAGAAATTTTATACAAACATTGAGGAATAAACTCAAAAAAACCATTGAGGATTCCGGCGCGAAGCAACAGGATGTGATAAAGGCGCTTACCATAGGCGATAAAACATCACTTAATGAAAATACTATAAACCTTTTTCTTAAAACAGGGACTTCGCATATCCTCGCCATATCAGGCTTACACGTCGGCATAATAACAGGTTTTTTCTTCTTCATACTTTGTTGGTTACTGGGAAGATTCCGCACACTGAAGCTATCCGGTAGACATACAAAATATGCATCACTTATGACAATCCCATTCCCCTTTATATTTATGATAATTTCCGGTTCAAGTGTATCAACAATCAGGGCAACCATTATGATAACAGTCTTCATGCTTTCCCTCTTTTTTGAGAAGCAGAGAGAGATTACAAACACTATTGCCTTGAGCGCCCTCATCATTCTTCTAATATACCCCCACTCTCTGTTTATGCCCTCTTTTCAATTGTCTTTTATGAGTGTTCTTTTTATCGTGATAATCATGGGAAAATTGTATCCTTATATAAAACTCAAAAATACATACATCAAATGGCTTTCAACATCAGCTTTAACAACAGTGGCTGCAACCATCGGAACATTGCCCATCGTTATATATCATTTCTACGGTATTAATCCTTTCTGTATGATCCATAACATAATTTCAATTCCTGTTATGTGCATGGTTTCTATCCCTGTCAGTTTTTCAGGTATGATATTGCCTTATGGCTGGTATTTACTACGTCTTGCAGGAGAGCTTTTAAACCTGAACATCGCTGCATTAAGTTACCTCGATATAGGATATATATTCCCAATTATAAGACCGAACCTTTTTGAAATGCTGTTATTCTATGCACTACTTCTTTGCATAATTTTTTTTAAGAAAAAGCTCGTCCTGAGTCTCTTAATTATTATTATAATTCCCCTAACAATAGTCCAGATCTCAATTGTTTGCAAAGATAGGTTCAATAATAACATTTCTCTGAATTTCATAGATGTCGGGATAGGAGAAGCTATCCTCGTGGAAGCGCCTAAGGGCATCAGGATGCTTATTGACGCCGGAGGTGATTTCAGGGGTAACTTTGATACAGGCAGGGCTATCGTAACACCAATCCTTCTGTCAAGAAAGATTCTCACATTAGATTATGTAATCAACACCCATCCGCATAGCGATCATGCTGGCGGGATTCCGTACATTTTAAATACCTTTAAGGTAAAAACATTCGTTACAGGAGGGTATTATTCAAACGATTCAGCATTTATGGAAATCCACAAAATTGTAAAAGATAAAAAAATAAATTTTCAGTTGTGGAAACAGGGCAATAAAATCAGTATTAATAATGATACACAGATACTTGTTATGAACCCTCAGAAGGATTTTCAGGGCGATGATTTGAACAATTCATCGCTTGTCCTGAAATTTATATATAAAAACACCTCTTTTCTTCTTACAGGAGATATCGGATCAGAGGTTGAGGAAAAACTGATATTATCGGGCATGCCCCTTGCGTCAAAGATCATGAAAATACCCCATCACGGGAGCAAGCATTCAAGCAGCCCCCCATTCCTTTTTGCAGTCAAACCGGACATAGCCATATTAAGCGTAGGGAGCGGGATAAAAGGACTACCGTCAGAAGAAGCTATTGAGAGGTATAAAATGCTCTCTATACCCGTCTTGAGAACTGATAAAAATGGATTTATTCAAATAAGTTCTGACGGGGACAGGATTACCGGTATCAAGTCATACCGGCAATAATGGGTTGTTAGACGTTCGGATATCGGCTATAATGTATTTCAAGGCAAATATCTACAGTAAAAAAAGGGGGGTGTAACAATGTCCGGCAATCAATACCTTTCAAGACTTGAGCTTCATTTGTCTGATGAACTCCTTATAAAGTTAAAAAATGCAACTGAACGCACAGGTTGTTCAGAAGCAGAGCTTGTCGACCGGGCGCTTCGTAGATTCTTCAATGATAAACAGGCCGGTATCTCCGTCTATCTTTCTGCACCAATCAATGCTCTTGTAGAAGGTTTTTATGTAGAGAACACAACAATAGCCGATATAAAAAGACACGGCGATTTTGGTCTGGGAACCTTCAATTATCTGGACGGGGAAATGGTTTTGCTTGACGGCATTGTCTACCAGATCAGATCTGACGGATATGTTTATAACATCGGGGACAATGAGCAATCACCTTTTGCCTGTGTGACCTTTTTTAATCCTGATACATTTGACGATATCAGCGGCAGTATCGATTCAACAGATTTTTATAGCTTCCTTAACAATCTCATACCTTCAGAGAATATGCTTTACGCTATTCGTATAGACGGTATCTTCAACCACGTAAGAACAAGGGCTGTTCCAAAATCCCAAAATTACAGGCCTCTTGTGGAAGCAACAAAAAATCAGCCTGTTTTTGATTTCCACGATGTTGAGGGTTCTTTGGCAGGCTTCTATACACCGCGCTTTATGGAATCTCTAAATGCCCCCGGCTATCACATGCACTTCCTCACAGAAGACCGCCGGCATGGAGGACATTTAATTGAATGCTCATTAAAAAAGGCACGCATAGGCATTCAACATGTACCCAAATTGGAAGTAGGGTTGCCCATTACACTTGATTATCTTACTGCTGATCTGACGCGGGATATCGGTAAGGATTTAGATAAAGCAGAGAGATAAAAAAATCCATAAAGGAGAAATTATTTATTCGACACTTCCGTACAAGGGAAAATGCATGCGTATCTTTTCTTCAATGTCGTTTATTATGATTTGAGCAAGGTCTAAGGGCATTTGCGCCTTCTGCCAGCCTTGTGGTCCGTACTCCAGCCTTTCAATATCTATCATAAAAAAGTTAGCTATTCTCGCAGGTCTCCATGTAAGCATTGCCTTTATTGTTTCCAGGACTGCATCTTCTACTTCTATTCCCCCTTTTTCATATCCCCATTGCGCAAGTTGAACATAATAAAGTGATGCAGGGTCCGGTTTTATACCTGTTTCGCCAAGCATTTCCTTTGCCTTTTCATTAACGGGCATACCGTTCAACGTGTTAATATCTATTAATAGTCTTTCCTGATCTTCCATGCTCACCTTTCTTCATCATAGTTTGAATCAAGCACTTCTCTGACCTTTTTGGAAAGCTCATCTATACTGAAAGGCTTTTGTATAAATGACTTGCATCCCTGTTTCATGATACCGGCTGCCTGACCATTCAGACTATATCCGCTCGACAGGATCACCTTGACATAAGGATTTATTATTTTCATAAGCGCAAAAGCCTCTCCACCGCCTATATCCGGCATGATCATATCAAGAATAACTATATCTATTTCTTCTTTTTTCGACCTGTATATTTCAACAGCATCCTCCCCGCTACTTGCTGTTATCACCTTATAACCCAATGTTTCAAGAAGTTCCCTGCAAACGCTTATTACCGCAGCTTCATCATCTACTATGAGGATATTCTCACTTCCTTTTATAGCTCGTACCGATTTCTTGTTCCTTTCAACTTCTTTCACCAAAGCGGGGAGGTAAACATTAAACGTTGTTCCATGACCTTTTTCACTATAAACGTTGATAAAGCCAAGATGATTTTTAATAATGCCATAGATGGATGCAAGCCCGAGGCCTGAGCCTCTGCCCATCTCTTTTGTGGTAAAAAAAGGCTCAAAAATCCTTTCCCTTGTCCTCTCATCCATACCCGGTCCTGTATCAGTTACAGAAACCTTTACATATTCTCCAGGCTTTACAGTATAAGGTTTTACATAACCTTCATCGAGAGTAATGTTCTTTGTTTCAATATAGAGATCGCCTCCGGCAGGCATGGACTGCCAGGCATTTACGTAAAGATTAAACATCACCTGCTCGATTTGCCCATGGTCTACTTCAACGATATAAATGTCCCTTGCCTTTTTATAGTGTACTGTAATATCCTTTTTCGTACGGCCAAACATCGTAGAAGTTTTATGAATGACTTCATTTAAGTCCACCTGCTTAACTTCATATTTTCCACCCCGTGCAAATCCAAGGAGTTGTCTCGTCAGGTCGGCGCCGTTCCTTACAAGATCCTCTATGCTCTTTAACTTGTCATAATGAGGATGATTGGGTTCCATGCTGTAAAGAACGAGCGATGCATATCCCTGTATTCCCATGAGGAGGTTGTTAAAATCATGGGCTATACCACCGGCAAGCGTGCCTACTGCTTCCATTTTTTGTGATTGAATAAACTGAGATTCGAGCCGTTTACGTTCGGTAATATCTTCCGCTATACATTCATAATAGAGTATTTTACCGGAAGCATCACGAACAGTACGTATATTCATTGAAAGCCATATCTTGCTTTTGTCCTTTCGGTATAGCTGGATTTCATATCCTTTTAAGATGTTCTTCGTCTTCAATATTTTTATAAAACCCTTAAAATCTTCAGGGTTCACAAACAGTTCTTGTCCGATATTATTAATACTCCCGATCATTTCTTCGGGCGATTCAAAACCGTGCATACGGGCTAATGACCTGTTTGCATTAAGATATTTACCTTCCAAGGCAACTTGAGCAATACCCATAATGGCATTTTCATAAAAATCTCGATATGCTTCTTCGGTTTGTTTTATCCTTTCTTTTGACTGGTCATGATCATACATCCCTGAGTTTTTCATGAATAACCCCGTACCTTACCCCCTTAGTACTTACAATCAAATTATCAATTTCAAAATATACCATAATTTCTCTTAAAAACATAATCCCCTGTAGCAAAATATCTTCCCTGCCCCTCTCCATGCCCTTTATAGCGCTTCGACCGGATGTATCCATGTTTTTCATCAAATCAATTAATATGTCAATATCTTTTAAAATTATCCTGGCAGTGTGGACTTTATCCTTATCAAAGATTTCAAGGCCAAGGAGAATGCCTGTCAGGTTTGTAATTGTCCCTCCTGCGCCTACAAGGCTACTCCCACAACCATCAAAAGGCAACCTGTGTAATAAACCCTTTGCGTAATCTGCCAACAAAGATAGTTCATCCTTAAGCGGAGGATCATGTTTAATAAACATTTCCGTAAGCTTGACGGTACCGGTAGGCAGCGAGATAAAATCTAAAAATCCCTGGCCGTTCCCTTTTATGATTTCCGTGCTTCCGCCACCGATATCTATAACAATAAGGTTTTCGTCTTTAATCAATTTATCATTTTTTACAGAAAGATACGTATAATAGGCTTCATCATGCTCGCTTATAATTCTGATAGTGAGTTTAAGCTTCTCCCTGACCATTTTTAAAAAAACTTCTGCATTCCCTGCTTCCCTTAAAGCACTTGTACCTACACATAAAATTTCGTGAACATCATTTTCATCTATTATCTTTTTGTACTCTTCAAGAGCACAAAAAGTCCTTATCATCGCATCATCGCAGATACATCCTTTTTCCTTCAGGCCTTCCCCGAGCCTTGTTATGGTGGAAATATCAAGGATATCCGATATCCCTTTGTCCACTTCTGCAATAAGCAACAATACTGTATTTGTTCCCACATCAATGGAAGCATATTTCATTTGACAACCTCTTTTAAAATAAATATTATAGCCTCTATGATTTCAGGAGGTATAATCTCTTTCATAGATTTTAGCGGAATAGTCGCCTTCGGCTCAGGTCTTTTGTCTTTTTTCAGTCTCTGTGTCCTGCCTCTGATCCCATCCTATTTAATTTTTATCAGCGGGATAACGTTTGATAATTATAATGAACTTGAAACAAAAAAATACAGAAAAATCGTCCTCATACACTCCCTGGCTTTTGCTGCCGGTTTTTCATTTGTTTTTGTAGCACTTGGGCTGTCATCTTCCATTATTGGTGGTATTCTGTCTGAATACCAATCATATATCACAAAAATTGGTGGCGTGTTACTTGTAATCATGGGTCTTTTTTATCTGAACATTATAAATATACCCATTATGAACCGGGAAAAGGTTATCCATCTTAAAGAAAAGCCTCTTGGCATTTTTGGTTCATTCATTGTGGGAATAACATTTTCTTTCGGCTGGACGCCTTGTATCGGACCAGCACTATCTTCCATACTGATCATTGCTTCGGCTGCAAAAAACATTTGGAAGGGCGCCTACCTTCTCAGCCTTTACTCGTTGGGGCTTGCGATTCCTTTTATCATGTCCGCCCTACTTTTTGACAGGCTCCTCGGCTTCTTAAAAAAATTCGGGTACTTAGTCAAATACTCAATGAAGATATTAGGTGTGCTCCTGATAATAATCGGTATTTTGCTCTTCACTTCTTATTTCAGTACGTTAAGCCTCTGGGTGGGACAGTTGTTCCCTTTGTAGCCCATCAGGTGGTTAACATAATGCCCCCTACCCCTTTAGCACCTTATAAAAACTGACATCCGGATAGGCACTTTCTTTATCGAACATTAGTAAGCAATCGTTGAACCATTCAGGATTGATATTACGGCATCCGGGATGATGAGGCCGTATCGCCATTGGTGCTTTATGCCCGTTGAATAGCGTGGTCCGGGAGTTGGCAAATTTGTCATTGGTGAAGCATATGCTATCCCGTTCAGAAGAGAGTCGTACATCGACAACTTCCCTTTCCGGTCATGCCGATTATATATTTCAGAGGTCGGATTGATGAAACAGAAAAAGTCCGTAAGGAAAAAGGAAATGAATCTCCCGAAGCATCTTGAACATATCAACCGTTATGCAGCAGGTATCGACATTGTTTCCAGGAGCCACTTCGTAGCTGTTCCCGAGGGAACCGATAATAAGCTTGTCCGCGAATTTTCAACCTTCACCGGAGATCTTGAAAAACTGGCTGAATGGTTGATCTCCTGCGGCGTTACCACAGTTGCAATGGAATCCACCGGTGTGTACTGGATACCGGTCTTTGAGATTCTTGAGAGTCACGGACTTGAGGTCAAATTGGTTAACGCCCGTCATGTCAAGAATGTTCCCGGCAGAAAAAGCGATGTACCGGATTGCCAGTGGCTTCAGCAACTGCATACCTACGGATTGCTCCATGGGGCTTTCCGTCCCGCAGATGAGGTCTGCACACTTCGTGCCTATGTACGTCAAAGAAGTACGCTGTTACGCAGCGCTGCATCGTATATACAACGAATGCAGAAGGCATTGACCCAGATGAATCTGCAACTCCACAATGTGGTGACAGACATTACCGGCACAACCGGCATGCGGATCATCAAGGCCATTCTCAATGGTGAACGTAACCCTGACACTCTTGCGTCCATGCGCTATCCTCGATGCAAGAATAGTATCGTAACGATAGCCCGTTCCCTGAAAGGCAACTACCGTACTGAACATCTCTTCAGTTTACAACAAGCATTTGAACTATATGAGGTTTACCAGACGAAGATAGCCGATTGCGATCAACAAATACTGGCCCAACTGAAAAGCTTTGATGATTCCTCAAACGATGCACCCACCGTTAAAGTGGAAGATGCACTGATACGTATGTCAGGGGTTGACCTGACGAGCATCAACGGCATTGATACAACTACGGCGCTCAAGATACTTGCCGAGATCGGCACTGATATGAGCCGCTGGAAATCACCGAAGCACTTTGCCTCATGGCTTGGTCTCTCTCCCGGTGCTAAAATCAGCGGCGGCAAGGTCTTAAGCAGCGCCACCAAGCCGTTTGCCAATAAAGCTGCTGCAGCGTTGCGCATGGCTGCTTTTACCTTGTTTAATTCAAAGAGTGCGCTCGGTGCATATTTAGACGACAACGGGCACGAATGGGTGCCCCCAAGGCAATAACCGCTACTGCCCATAAACTGGCTCGTCTTATACCATGCTTACACACGGAACTTCCTATGTTGATGCCGGTCAGGAATATTATGAAAAACGCTATCGGTCCCGGGTTATACAAAATCTGAAACGGAAAGCTCAGGAATTGGGGTTTGAACTGGTAACAGTACAAAAGGCAAATGTTGTTTTATGAAACTAATAATTTTGAATGGTTAAAGTTAAGTTACTCAGAAGTGAACAGCCAAACATTTAATACGATGAAAGGCAGCAATGCGGTTTATGAGTACTTTTTTATTTCGAACCCTGTTTCGGTGTTATATTCCACATATGTTGAGGACTTGATAATATCGCCTGTATTAAGATAGTATTTTTTTGTGTTTTCTGAATTGTACTCCATTTTATCGGGTATGTGTGAGTGTGCAAGTATAACAGCATCATAGCCGTCGTCAAACTTTTTTAGGGCGAATTGTCTGAAGAGATCCATTACGTTTTTAATGAAGGGTTTTGTCTTCCTGGATAAAAATGCTCCTGAAATTGCAGCAATTTTCCATGTAAGGACCGGCCCGAACATATCCATTATTCCATAAATAAAAGGGGTTTTCAGGGCTTTGACAAGATAATTTCTCTTTATTTGATAGCCGTGGGTAATTAAAAACTTTTTGTTGTCAATATCTATGGTCAGCTCGTCCATGCATTTGATGCCCGTATATGTTTCGAAAAAGCTGCCCATGTGAAATTCATGATTTCCTTCTATGAAGTATACACGTTTACCTTTGGCAGCAGTGGTTTTCAGCGCATCTATGACTTCCTTATACCAGGGGTAGATGTACCCGTCATAGCCGTGGTAGAATTCAAATAAGTCTCCGACGATAACCAGCATGTCTGCATCTTGACATACATCATTGATAAATCGAACGAGAAAACCTGTTCTTCCATCATCTTTTTTGTTGAGATGGGCATCGGAAAAAAAGATTATTCTCATGATTGTTTAGCTCAGGTACTCTTTGAGGGCTTCCTGCCAGCTTCTCATGACAATACCTGTGTCTCTTTGAAATTTGGAACAATCGTAAACTGAATAGACGGGCCTTCTTGCCCTTCTGTTAAGCCGGGCAGATGTAATCGGTTTGACCTCTATTTCCATATGAAGCTGTGAAAAAATTTCCCTGGCAAACTCAAACCAGGTGCATGAGCCCCTGTTTGCAATATGGTAAATCCCTGAATTATTATTTTCAATGAGGGTTTTTAACGGAAGCGCCAGGTCTTTTGCGTATGTAGGCATGCCCCTTTGATCATCAACCACTTCAACCATACCCTTTTCATCTGCTATTTTTGTGATTTTCGTTATAAAGTTTTCTCCGCCGTCCCCGTACAGCCATTGAGCCCTTATTATGAGGGATGACGGATTTTTCTCCATCACGTTTCTCTCACCTGCGAGTTTTGTCATACCGTATACGGATTGTGGATCAGGGGTGTCTTCTTCAGTGTAAGGAGCGCCTTTCTTACCGTTAAATACGTAATCGGTGCTTAAATGAACAAGTTTCACATGATATTTTTCACAGGCTTCTGCGATAAAACCGGGCGCTTCTCCGTTTACTATCCGGGCAAGCTCAACACTATCTTCACAGCCGTCAACGTTTGTAATTGCTGCAAGGTTTATAACTGCATCCGGCAAATATTGTTGTAAAAATTCTTTACCTTTTTCTTTATCCGCAATATCCCACTCGTCAATGTCTACGGTGATCACTTTGTGGCAGGCGCTGAGATGCGTTAAAATATTTTTTGCTATTAAGCCTTTGCCTCCGATTATAATAATTTTCATCTGTTTTTATACATCATGTCGTAATATTCCAGATATGCGCCGCTTTTTATCCGCTCCCACCATGATCTGTTTTCGATATACCATTTTACCGTATCTTCCATGCCCTTTTCAAAGCTCATTTTTGTTTGAAAACCCAGCTCTTTTTTAATCTTGGTCTGGTCTATTGCATATCTCCTGTCGTGGCCGGGTCTGTCTGTTACATATTTTATCAGAGAGTGTGGTTTTCCGAGGATGTCCAGAATCAATTTAACTATATCGATGTTTGCTTTCTCGCTTTCCCCGCCAATGTTGTAGACGTTTCCGACTGTGCCTTTATGCAATACCGTATCTATAGCTGCGCAGTGGTCTAAGACGTGTATCCAGTCTCTTACATTCATGCCGTCTCCATAAACGGGCAATTCGATGTTTTCAAGGGCATTTGTGATTATCAATGGAATTAATTTTTCCGGAAACTGATACGGGCCATAATTGTTTGAACACCTTGTTATCATTACGGGTGTTTTAAAAGTTTTGAAATATGCCATTGCGAGCATGTCGGCTGATGTTTTGGATGCAGAATAGGGGCTGTTCGGAGCAAGAGGCGTATCCTCACGGAATTTCCCTTCTTTGCCGAGGGAACCGTAGACCTCGTCCGTTGAGATTTGTATGAATTTCTTAACCGCCTT from the Pseudomonadota bacterium genome contains:
- a CDS encoding response regulator, which translates into the protein MKNSGMYDHDQSKERIKQTEEAYRDFYENAIMGIAQVALEGKYLNANRSLARMHGFESPEEMIGSINNIGQELFVNPEDFKGFIKILKTKNILKGYEIQLYRKDKSKIWLSMNIRTVRDASGKILYYECIAEDITERKRLESQFIQSQKMEAVGTLAGGIAHDFNNLLMGIQGYASLVLYSMEPNHPHYDKLKSIEDLVRNGADLTRQLLGFARGGKYEVKQVDLNEVIHKTSTMFGRTKKDITVHYKKARDIYIVEVDHGQIEQVMFNLYVNAWQSMPAGGDLYIETKNITLDEGYVKPYTVKPGEYVKVSVTDTGPGMDERTRERIFEPFFTTKEMGRGSGLGLASIYGIIKNHLGFINVYSEKGHGTTFNVYLPALVKEVERNKKSVRAIKGSENILIVDDEAAVISVCRELLETLGYKVITASSGEDAVEIYRSKKEEIDIVILDMIMPDIGGGEAFALMKIINPYVKVILSSGYSLNGQAAGIMKQGCKSFIQKPFSIDELSKKVREVLDSNYDEER
- a CDS encoding cytochrome c biogenesis protein CcdA gives rise to the protein MISGGIISFIDFSGIVAFGSGLLSFFSLCVLPLIPSYLIFISGITFDNYNELETKKYRKIVLIHSLAFAAGFSFVFVALGLSSSIIGGILSEYQSYITKIGGVLLVIMGLFYLNIINIPIMNREKVIHLKEKPLGIFGSFIVGITFSFGWTPCIGPALSSILIIASAAKNIWKGAYLLSLYSLGLAIPFIMSALLFDRLLGFLKKFGYLVKYSMKILGVLLIIIGILLFTSYFSTLSLWVGQLFPL
- a CDS encoding UDP-2,3-diacylglucosamine diphosphatase, which translates into the protein MRIIFFSDAHLNKKDDGRTGFLVRFINDVCQDADMLVIVGDLFEFYHGYDGYIYPWYKEVIDALKTTAAKGKRVYFIEGNHEFHMGSFFETYTGIKCMDELTIDIDNKKFLITHGYQIKRNYLVKALKTPFIYGIMDMFGPVLTWKIAAISGAFLSRKTKPFIKNVMDLFRQFALKKFDDGYDAVILAHSHIPDKMEYNSENTKKYYLNTGDIIKSSTYVEYNTETGFEIKKYS
- the rfbD gene encoding dTDP-4-dehydrorhamnose reductase; the protein is MKIIIIGGKGLIAKNILTHLSACHKVITVDIDEWDIADKEKGKEFLQQYLPDAVINLAAITNVDGCEDSVELARIVNGEAPGFIAEACEKYHVKLVHLSTDYVFNGKKGAPYTEEDTPDPQSVYGMTKLAGERNVMEKNPSSLIIRAQWLYGDGGENFITKITKIADEKGMVEVVDDQRGMPTYAKDLALPLKTLIENNNSGIYHIANRGSCTWFEFAREIFSQLHMEIEVKPITSARLNRRARRPVYSVYDCSKFQRDTGIVMRSWQEALKEYLS
- the rfbB gene encoding dTDP-glucose 4,6-dehydratase, which produces MNILVTGGCGFIGSNFINYMLSIYPYNIINLDKLTYAGNLENLKGIEHDKRYTFIKGDIASKPDLEKVFEINIDTVVNFAAESHVDRSIIDPDTFIKTNINGTFNLLEIAKKKAVKKFIQISTDEVYGSLGKEGKFREDTPLAPNSPYSASKTSADMLAMAYFKTFKTPVMITRCSNNYGPYQFPEKLIPLIITNALENIELPVYGDGMNVRDWIHVLDHCAAIDTVLHKGTVGNVYNIGGESEKANIDIVKLILDILGKPHSLIKYVTDRPGHDRRYAIDQTKIKKELGFQTKMSFEKGMEDTVKWYIENRSWWERIKSGAYLEYYDMMYKNR